The sequence GGCGCGATCCGCAGGTCGACGGCACAGCCGCCGTCGGGGTAGAGCGAGACCTCGAACCGCGCCTCCGGCAGACCCGCCGACATCAGCTCGCGGAACCGGCGCGGCGGAATCGGCACCCAGCGCCGCCACGACGCGATGAACTCCTCGTCCGCCCGAGCCACCGTCATCACCGGCTCCATCGCCGTCAGGTCGGCGATCGTGATGGCGTCGATCTCGGCCCGGAGATCCCGCGCCGGGGGTGGCGCCGGGTGGAGCAGTCGTACCCCGCCGGCCTCCGCCAGCAGCCCGTCCCAGTCCCGGTCGGGTCGGAACCGCCCGAGGCAGAAGTCGTCGCCCAGTTTGGCGGCGAGGTGCTGCCACCAGGCCGCCGCGCGTACCGGCCGCAGCCCGAACCGCATGGCGCCCACGATGAAGCAGCGGTGCAGCACGAGGGTGGCGCTGACGGCATCCACGTCGACCATCGGCCCGTCCATGGCGCGCGCCGCGCCGACGGCGTTCCGTTCCATCTCCGTGTACGCGACGAGCGGCGGCGCGTCCGCGATCCGTACCGGGATGACGCTGTCGAGCTGGGCGGCGGGGTCGACCGGTGCCCACACCACGTCGTCGTTCAGGACGATCAGTGGCAGCAGCGCCTCGTCCTGCCGCACCACCAGCTCCAAGGCCGGATCTCCGCGCGGGGAGAAGATTTGTGAAGCGCGGAGAACGGAGTCCGGGTGCAGCCGTACGGCGTCGGCGATGGCCGGCACGGCCACGCGCAGCTCGGGACCGTCGGGCCGAACCTGGAGCGCCGGCAGGGTGCGCAGTGCGCTGACGAGTTCACCGCTGTCCATGCGCAACTGTATCGGGACATCGACCCGCGAGGATGCCCCTCAGGGCGCGGGCAGCTCCGGGCCGCCCTCGAGCAGCGGGGCGAGCAGGTCGCCCTGCTTCTCCACCCGCTTGAGCACCTCGGTCGCCGTGTACGGCTTCGTCGCCGGTCGCTTCCCGGCCGCCCCGGCCTCCACCTCGTCCCAGGTCAGCGGCGTCGACGCCGACGGCACCGACTGGGCGCGCAGCGAGTACGGCGCCACCGTCGTCTTCGCCGCGTTGTTCTGGCTCCAGTCGATGAAGACCTTCCCCGGCCGCAGGTTCTTCGCCATCTTCGACACGATCAGCTTGGGGTGCGCCTTCTCCAGTTCCTGTGCGATGCGACGCGCATAGGCGGACACGTCATCGGCGGACTGGGTGCCGCGTATAGGGCAGCAGAGCTGCATGCCCTTCTTGCCCGACGTCTTGGGATAGGACTCCACCCCGTCGCCGGCCAGCCGATCCCGCATCAGCAGCGCCACCTGGCAGCACTGCCGCAGCGCCGCCGGCGCGCCCGGGTCCAGGTCGACCACCATCATGTCCGGGTGCTCGCCGACCTTCCACTGCGGCGTGTGCAGCTCCAGCGCGGCGAGGTTGGCCAGCCAGACCAGGGTGGGCAGATCGTCGGCGACCACGTAGTCGATGGTCTCCCGTCCCTTGCTCGACCCCGGGGCGGGCAGGGTCTCGGTGCGTACCCAGTCGGGGGTCGCGGCCGGGGCGTTC comes from Micromonospora purpureochromogenes and encodes:
- the ligD gene encoding non-homologous end-joining DNA ligase, which translates into the protein MPAERFRVEVEGRTLELSNLDKVLYPEAGFTKGEVIDYYTRVAPVLLPHLADRALTRIRFPNGVTGGSFFEKNAPAATPDWVRTETLPAPGSSKGRETIDYVVADDLPTLVWLANLAALELHTPQWKVGEHPDMMVVDLDPGAPAALRQCCQVALLMRDRLAGDGVESYPKTSGKKGMQLCCPIRGTQSADDVSAYARRIAQELEKAHPKLIVSKMAKNLRPGKVFIDWSQNNAAKTTVAPYSLRAQSVPSASTPLTWDEVEAGAAGKRPATKPYTATEVLKRVEKQGDLLAPLLEGGPELPAP